One Phycisphaerae bacterium RAS2 DNA window includes the following coding sequences:
- the dac gene encoding D-alanyl-D-alanine carboxypeptidase precursor, whose translation MRTDAAFIRTLNSHRTRPVISRATLVAAAILSTCVAVGRAEDRLPDSERSTARDNLTALLDRALTGHGQSKARFGGRVVSLPSGDVVYDSGGRSPLIPASNMKLVVMATAIDHLGPNYEFRTVCAVRGQDLVVIGGGDPTLGDDRLAAERKEPITAVFRDWAQRLKSSGVKQIPGNIVIDDSLFDRQFTHPNWPPEQHETWYEAPVGALNFADNCVEISVKPGKSGKPATVAMVPGNTALKIINKTSTGSKQTVSAHRRRGSDEIVVTGSVARAGTLGPISVNDPGLYFGGVLRTVLAAQGIRVGGSVVRQAVPRDANGNPTGAHVIAVVKTPLRDALARAGKQSLGMMAEALIKLLGSRQSGIGSWESGRAVVMSFLQKVGADTADCKVDDGSGLSRLNRISPLAMTRVLQYMNTASPEKFALLRDCLAVAGVDGTLEKRMRDPATKGRVFAKTGYINGVRTLAGYIRTGPDSWLAFAFFYNQAAATRPLSDAQDKACKLLAGGGSPRP comes from the coding sequence ATGCGCACGGATGCCGCTTTCATACGGACGTTGAACTCACACCGCACACGACCTGTAATCTCACGCGCCACGCTCGTGGCGGCGGCGATTTTATCGACATGTGTCGCCGTCGGTCGCGCCGAAGACCGGTTACCGGATTCCGAGCGATCCACCGCGCGAGACAATCTCACCGCCCTGCTCGATCGGGCATTGACGGGACACGGGCAATCCAAGGCCCGCTTCGGCGGTCGCGTGGTAAGCCTGCCATCGGGCGACGTCGTTTACGACTCCGGCGGACGATCACCGCTCATCCCCGCCAGCAACATGAAACTCGTCGTCATGGCGACCGCAATTGACCATCTCGGGCCGAACTATGAGTTTCGAACGGTTTGCGCTGTCCGTGGCCAGGACCTGGTCGTCATTGGAGGCGGCGACCCCACACTCGGCGACGACCGCCTCGCCGCCGAGCGCAAGGAGCCGATCACCGCGGTCTTTCGCGACTGGGCCCAGCGGCTCAAATCGTCCGGCGTGAAACAGATTCCCGGCAACATTGTGATTGACGACTCGCTGTTTGACCGTCAATTCACGCATCCGAACTGGCCGCCTGAGCAGCACGAGACGTGGTACGAAGCGCCGGTGGGCGCGCTGAACTTCGCCGACAACTGCGTGGAGATCAGCGTCAAACCCGGCAAATCCGGAAAGCCCGCGACGGTGGCGATGGTCCCCGGAAATACGGCGCTGAAGATCATCAACAAGACCTCAACAGGCTCCAAACAAACCGTGAGCGCACATCGACGGCGCGGCAGCGATGAGATCGTCGTGACCGGCTCGGTGGCCCGCGCCGGCACACTCGGACCGATTTCGGTGAACGACCCCGGACTTTATTTCGGCGGCGTGTTGCGGACCGTTCTGGCCGCGCAGGGCATCCGTGTCGGCGGCTCGGTCGTGCGGCAAGCCGTTCCGCGCGATGCAAACGGCAACCCGACCGGCGCGCACGTGATTGCCGTGGTGAAGACACCGCTCCGAGACGCGCTGGCTCGCGCCGGCAAGCAGAGCCTCGGCATGATGGCGGAAGCCCTGATCAAACTGCTGGGCAGTCGGCAGTCGGGCATCGGCTCGTGGGAGAGCGGGCGTGCCGTGGTGATGTCATTCCTCCAAAAGGTGGGTGCCGACACGGCGGATTGCAAGGTGGACGACGGCAGCGGACTTTCCCGTCTTAATCGAATCAGCCCGCTGGCCATGACGCGCGTGCTGCAATACATGAACACCGCTTCGCCGGAGAAATTCGCTCTGCTGCGCGACTGTCTTGCCGTCGCGGGCGTCGACGGCACGCTCGAAAAGCGCATGCGCGACCCGGCGACAAAGGGCCGCGTCTTCGCCAAGACCGGCTACATCAACGGCGTCCGCACGCTCGCCGGCTACATCCGAACCGGCCCGGACAGTTGGCTGGCGTTTGCCTTCTTCTATAATCAAGCCGCCGCCACCCGGCCCCTCTCCGATGCACAGGATAAGGCGTGCAAATTGCTCGCCGGAGGCGGGTCACCTCGACCCTGA
- the wecA_1 gene encoding UDP-N-acetylgalactosamine-undecaprenyl-phosphate N-acetylgalactosaminephosphotransferase, whose amino-acid sequence MTLSKAWRQFRVGMIVTDAVTVTLTYILADYLRCRFWMNNTPWPEYHPGVGSSVRIHMQVLVFLPFAWPILLNWLGWYQQKWRSPRWLLRHAVAGSAILGLLMAALALLFSRDLYPRAQIGFAAALLPATTLAVRGINAWMGRWISARHRAHVLIVGTGRDAVLLRRLLRTTMLGKSAVVGHLRGPWEADVDSPHTGAVLGGLEQLAPILDRQVVDEVIFCAPLDAIASLLPAIRQCEEIGVTALVRADGLAAHTVPEMVDFHGVPLLYYAPARHSPELLSIKRGLDVLFAIIGIILTAPIMLVCAALIKASSPGPILFHQRRSGLNGREFMMFKFRTMTQDAERRRDELAHLNESDGPVFKVADDPRIIRVGKFLRRWSLDELPQLFNVLKGDMSIVGPRPPIPAEVARYDRWQRRRLSMRPGLTCLWQVKGRHRIGFDEWMALDLFYIDHWSLKLDFLIIFRTVTTVFAGSGA is encoded by the coding sequence ATGACGCTCTCCAAAGCCTGGCGACAGTTTCGAGTCGGCATGATCGTCACCGATGCCGTGACGGTGACGCTCACCTACATCCTCGCTGATTACCTGCGATGCCGGTTCTGGATGAACAATACGCCGTGGCCGGAATATCACCCCGGGGTCGGCAGTTCGGTTCGCATTCACATGCAGGTGCTGGTCTTCCTGCCCTTTGCGTGGCCGATCCTGCTTAACTGGCTTGGCTGGTATCAACAGAAATGGCGCAGCCCGCGCTGGTTGCTGCGGCACGCCGTCGCCGGGAGCGCCATTCTCGGTCTGCTCATGGCGGCCCTTGCGCTGCTTTTTTCTCGCGATCTGTATCCCCGTGCCCAGATCGGCTTCGCAGCCGCCCTGCTTCCTGCGACCACCCTCGCGGTCCGCGGTATAAACGCGTGGATGGGCCGGTGGATCAGCGCCCGTCACCGCGCCCACGTTCTCATCGTGGGCACCGGCCGGGACGCGGTCCTGCTGCGACGGCTGTTGCGCACCACCATGCTCGGTAAGTCGGCCGTCGTGGGCCATTTGCGCGGGCCCTGGGAAGCGGACGTCGATTCGCCGCACACCGGGGCCGTCCTCGGCGGTCTGGAACAACTGGCGCCGATCCTCGATCGGCAAGTCGTGGATGAGGTGATTTTTTGCGCGCCGCTCGACGCCATCGCAAGCCTGCTGCCCGCCATTCGCCAGTGCGAGGAGATCGGGGTCACGGCGCTGGTTCGTGCCGACGGCCTTGCGGCGCACACCGTCCCGGAGATGGTGGACTTCCACGGCGTGCCGCTGCTTTATTACGCTCCCGCGAGGCACTCACCCGAATTGCTGTCGATCAAACGCGGCCTGGACGTGCTTTTTGCAATTATCGGAATCATCCTGACCGCGCCGATAATGCTAGTATGCGCGGCGCTCATCAAGGCATCGTCACCGGGGCCGATCCTGTTTCACCAGCGGCGAAGCGGGCTGAACGGCCGCGAGTTCATGATGTTCAAGTTCCGCACCATGACGCAGGATGCGGAGCGCCGGCGCGACGAGCTGGCGCACCTGAACGAATCGGACGGCCCGGTGTTCAAGGTCGCCGACGACCCGCGCATCATTCGCGTTGGCAAGTTCTTACGGCGATGGAGCCTCGACGAGCTGCCGCAGCTTTTCAACGTGCTCAAGGGCGACATGTCCATTGTCGGGCCTCGGCCTCCGATTCCGGCGGAAGTTGCGCGATACGATCGCTGGCAGCGCCGGCGGTTGAGCATGCGTCCGGGGCTGACGTGCCTCTGGCAGGTCAAGGGGCGGCATCGAATCGGATTCGACGAGTGGATGGCGCTGGATTTGTTCTACATCGATCATTGGTCGCTCAAGCTCGATTTCCTTATCATCTTCCGAACGGTGACCACGGTCTTCGCCGGGTCGGGGGCCTGA
- a CDS encoding Putative bifunctional phosphatase/peptidyl-prolyl cis-trans isomerase, producing the protein MTSLFTLFATLGLALVGQTLPAGDTTPVDDAPLLPAITPESILPNAIRAELRTPRVMVPVGSPVFVEFTIINISDVPVKLSVPGALVGRERYDGGIGLPLEHVFSAAQFRGLDVVSETNPAMGERVTRKPEYPIPAITLSPYATIGLRFDVARFYPGLHQAGIYQLTWRPYGGVVTSNTVQIHVVQYKQVVMETEFGNVTLQLLYDKAPHHVANFLDLVDRRFYNGKSFHLAFENQFLLGGCPNNDGTGRRPDGLTLPPEFNDTPFQFGTVGMALIEGDQQSGSSQFFICLSRQPNWDGRYTAFAQIAGPQSLAVLRKMAQVEVDAERHPKKPLLIKNMSIQDAVIVPRVSQ; encoded by the coding sequence ATGACCAGCCTATTCACCTTGTTCGCTACGCTCGGCCTCGCGCTTGTCGGCCAGACGCTCCCGGCGGGCGACACCACGCCCGTTGACGACGCCCCGCTGCTTCCAGCGATTACTCCCGAATCGATCCTTCCGAACGCGATCCGTGCAGAGCTGCGCACGCCGCGCGTGATGGTGCCGGTCGGCAGCCCGGTCTTTGTCGAATTCACGATCATCAACATCAGCGACGTGCCGGTGAAGCTTTCCGTGCCCGGCGCGCTGGTCGGCCGCGAGCGGTACGACGGCGGCATCGGCCTTCCGCTGGAGCATGTCTTCTCGGCCGCACAGTTCCGCGGGCTGGACGTCGTCAGCGAGACGAATCCGGCGATGGGCGAGCGTGTGACGCGCAAGCCGGAGTATCCGATTCCGGCCATCACCCTCTCGCCGTATGCGACAATCGGCCTGCGGTTCGACGTAGCACGGTTCTACCCTGGGCTGCACCAGGCGGGCATCTATCAGTTGACGTGGCGGCCCTATGGCGGCGTGGTCACGAGCAACACGGTGCAAATCCACGTCGTGCAATACAAGCAAGTTGTGATGGAGACCGAGTTCGGCAACGTGACGCTTCAGTTGCTGTACGATAAGGCTCCGCACCACGTGGCGAACTTTCTCGACCTCGTCGATCGCCGCTTCTACAACGGCAAGTCATTTCACCTCGCCTTTGAGAATCAGTTCCTGCTCGGCGGCTGTCCGAACAACGACGGCACGGGGCGGCGACCCGACGGCCTGACGCTGCCGCCGGAGTTCAACGACACGCCCTTTCAGTTCGGCACGGTCGGCATGGCCCTGATCGAAGGCGATCAGCAATCGGGCAGCTCGCAATTCTTCATTTGTCTATCAAGGCAACCGAATTGGGACGGGCGCTACACCGCCTTTGCTCAGATCGCCGGGCCGCAGTCGCTGGCCGTGTTGCGCAAGATGGCCCAGGTCGAGGTCGACGCCGAGCGCCACCCCAAGAAGCCGCTGCTGATCAAGAACATGTCGATTCAGGATGCGGTGATCGTCCCGCGTGTGTCGCAATAG
- a CDS encoding SnoaL-like domain protein — MSLETIAKQFVDLCNQRKNFDVMRTLYHPDIVSVEGNGSETAGQAAVIAKSERWAAANTIHGETVRGPYFNGPNEFAVHITFDVTRKDTGDRKSLQEVAVYTVQGDKITRERFFYEGNW, encoded by the coding sequence ATGAGTCTCGAAACCATCGCCAAACAATTCGTCGATCTATGCAACCAGCGCAAGAACTTCGACGTGATGCGCACCCTGTACCACCCCGACATCGTCTCCGTCGAGGGCAACGGCAGCGAGACGGCGGGGCAGGCGGCGGTGATCGCCAAGTCGGAGCGCTGGGCGGCGGCGAACACGATTCACGGCGAGACGGTGCGCGGGCCGTATTTCAACGGACCGAATGAGTTTGCCGTGCACATCACGTTTGACGTGACGCGCAAGGACACCGGCGACCGGAAGTCGCTGCAGGAAGTCGCGGTGTACACCGTGCAGGGCGACAAGATCACGCGCGAGCGATTCTTCTATGAGGGGAACTGGTAG
- a CDS encoding 3-demethylubiquinone-9 3-methyltransferase has translation MLEISTFLTFNNQAEQAARFYTSIFPDSKITRITHYPDLGPQSPFITGSVMTVEFTLNGRPFTALNGGPQFTFSQGISISVLCDTQQQVDEYWEKFVDAGGTPVACGWITDHFGVSWQIDPKLLIDLIADPDPAKAAKAMQAMMSMVKIDSEALKRAMAD, from the coding sequence ATGCTCGAGATCAGCACTTTCCTGACGTTTAACAACCAGGCCGAGCAGGCGGCACGATTCTATACGTCGATCTTTCCCGACTCGAAGATCACACGGATCACACATTACCCCGACCTCGGACCTCAGTCGCCTTTCATCACCGGCAGCGTGATGACCGTCGAATTCACACTGAACGGTCGCCCATTCACGGCGCTCAACGGCGGTCCTCAATTCACATTCAGCCAAGGCATTTCAATCAGCGTGCTGTGCGACACGCAGCAACAAGTCGATGAGTATTGGGAAAAATTCGTCGACGCGGGCGGCACCCCGGTCGCCTGTGGTTGGATCACCGACCATTTCGGCGTGTCATGGCAGATTGACCCCAAACTGCTGATCGACCTCATCGCCGACCCCGACCCAGCCAAAGCCGCGAAAGCCATGCAGGCAATGATGAGCATGGTCAAGATTGACAGCGAAGCGCTCAAACGCGCGATGGCCGATTGA
- the hchA gene encoding Molecular chaperone Hsp31 and glyoxalase 3: MPRRGPFNVADPIKEKGMSKKILFIVSNANAIGPNNRRTGNYLPEVAHPYVEFENAKYQIDFTSLTGESPFLDALHLADDPANLSFLVGKGWASMQEGGKLADVDVRRYDAIFIPGGLAPMVDMPEHPLLKTVIRDTYERGAVVGAVCHGPVSMLNVKLSSGAYLIAGRKISSFTNDEESNYARADVPFELETALTRQGALFHKTDPWAAFSIADGKLVTGQNPASAKGVAEKMIGELEAQ, encoded by the coding sequence ATGCCGCGCCGGGGGCCATTCAATGTCGCCGATCCGATCAAGGAAAAAGGGATGTCGAAAAAAATACTGTTCATCGTGTCCAATGCGAATGCCATTGGTCCAAACAACAGAAGGACCGGCAATTATCTGCCGGAAGTAGCTCATCCCTACGTTGAGTTCGAAAATGCCAAGTATCAGATCGACTTCACCAGCTTAACGGGTGAGTCGCCGTTCCTGGACGCCCTTCATCTGGCGGACGACCCGGCCAACCTGTCCTTTCTGGTGGGCAAGGGGTGGGCTTCCATGCAGGAAGGCGGCAAGCTCGCGGATGTTGATGTTCGCCGATACGACGCCATCTTCATCCCCGGCGGCCTCGCGCCGATGGTTGACATGCCCGAACATCCGCTGCTGAAGACGGTCATCCGGGACACCTATGAGCGCGGCGCCGTCGTGGGCGCGGTGTGTCACGGTCCGGTTTCAATGCTGAACGTGAAATTGAGCAGCGGCGCCTACCTGATCGCCGGCAGGAAAATAAGCTCATTCACCAACGACGAAGAAAGTAACTACGCCAGGGCCGATGTACCCTTCGAATTGGAAACCGCCCTCACCCGCCAAGGCGCTCTCTTCCACAAGACTGACCCCTGGGCCGCGTTCAGCATCGCCGACGGCAAACTCGTCACCGGCCAGAATCCTGCATCGGCCAAGGGCGTGGCCGAGAAGATGATCGGCGAGCTCGAAGCGCAGTGA
- a CDS encoding Dna-J like membrane chaperone protein, giving the protein MPFVMFMSLVIIGWYIWCRLAGWHGRHHVGWMREAWIDCPASAVRDAIVERFGNGDRTFLEGGHTIDFYRRGKPGVTRVRHPGGVEFGDIPSMLSICVAVVNGRTLVTPRIDITPEVRLFRTAQQYFHDLAIAECRVIVGELTQTVARRAQREREARQIREAPSPSADQSDYAALGLKPGATWEQVQAAYRDACLKYHPDRLTGQNVEPHLVELAVQRFKATSTAYRRLREQLADPQHA; this is encoded by the coding sequence ATGCCATTCGTCATGTTCATGAGTCTCGTCATCATCGGCTGGTACATCTGGTGTCGCCTCGCCGGATGGCACGGGCGGCACCATGTCGGCTGGATGCGTGAAGCGTGGATCGACTGTCCGGCGTCTGCCGTTCGTGATGCCATAGTCGAGCGATTCGGCAACGGCGATCGAACCTTCCTGGAGGGAGGCCACACCATCGACTTCTACCGCCGCGGCAAACCGGGGGTGACTCGGGTGCGGCATCCAGGCGGAGTCGAGTTCGGCGACATCCCGTCGATGCTGAGCATCTGCGTGGCCGTGGTCAACGGTAGAACCCTTGTGACCCCCCGCATCGACATCACCCCGGAGGTTCGACTGTTCAGGACGGCGCAGCAGTACTTCCACGATCTCGCCATTGCCGAGTGCAGAGTGATCGTCGGTGAACTGACGCAGACAGTCGCAAGGCGCGCGCAGCGCGAGCGCGAAGCGCGGCAGATTCGTGAAGCGCCTTCGCCCTCGGCGGACCAGTCCGACTACGCGGCGCTCGGCCTCAAACCGGGCGCAACCTGGGAGCAGGTGCAGGCCGCGTACCGCGACGCCTGCCTCAAGTACCACCCCGACCGGCTGACCGGGCAGAACGTGGAGCCGCACCTTGTCGAACTGGCGGTACAGCGCTTCAAGGCAACCTCGACGGCGTACCGGCGGCTACGGGAGCAACTCGCGGACCCCCAGCACGCCTGA